One segment of Ancylothrix sp. D3o DNA contains the following:
- a CDS encoding DUF711 family protein has translation MIKIRTITSSFHLNSPKQAETSIKYAVNFNRQAKDFFESQGYEVQTTRISTNSWQQYLQELSAGEVVAAVQKLEETCQNLGGDFFSIGYADTPESIALIPAIIKNTSMIFCSSKMGVRKENLSFVNTKASAMAIKSIAEETEGGLGNFRFCAWANCNPGIPFFPVSYHDEDDSGFSFALGLECGDLARLAFSQSQNLEEAEENFSQVLKENVLKVEAIAENISNTFKWKYKGIDSSLVPALDKSSSIAYSYESLGLGKFGNAATLAISAMITRVLKNVPVRLCGYSGLMLPVCEDVGLAERANEGTYNLTNLLLYSAVCGCGLDTVPLPGDISVEKLEAILLDVASLAIKLDKPLSARLFPIPGKKSGEMTVFDSPYLVNCKIFDV, from the coding sequence ATGATAAAAATTAGAACAATTACCAGCAGCTTTCACTTAAATTCCCCCAAACAAGCCGAAACCAGCATCAAATATGCCGTAAATTTCAACCGGCAAGCTAAGGATTTTTTTGAGTCGCAAGGGTATGAGGTGCAAACAACACGCATTTCTACCAATTCTTGGCAGCAATATTTGCAGGAGTTGTCTGCGGGGGAAGTAGTAGCGGCTGTACAAAAACTTGAGGAAACTTGCCAAAATTTAGGGGGTGATTTTTTTAGTATTGGCTATGCAGACACTCCAGAAAGCATTGCTTTAATTCCGGCAATTATTAAGAATACTTCGATGATTTTTTGCTCAAGTAAAATGGGGGTAAGAAAAGAGAATTTGAGCTTTGTAAATACAAAAGCTTCGGCAATGGCAATTAAAAGTATTGCGGAAGAAACCGAGGGAGGTTTGGGCAATTTTCGGTTTTGTGCGTGGGCAAATTGTAACCCAGGGATTCCCTTTTTTCCGGTTTCTTATCACGATGAGGATGATTCTGGGTTTTCGTTTGCCTTGGGGTTAGAGTGTGGTGATTTGGCAAGGTTAGCTTTTTCGCAATCTCAAAATCTTGAGGAAGCAGAGGAGAATTTTTCTCAAGTTTTGAAGGAAAATGTGCTTAAAGTTGAGGCGATAGCTGAGAATATTTCTAATACTTTTAAATGGAAATACAAAGGCATCGATTCATCTCTGGTACCGGCTTTAGACAAAAGTTCTAGTATTGCCTATAGTTATGAAAGTTTGGGTTTAGGGAAGTTTGGAAATGCGGCAACTTTGGCAATTTCTGCAATGATTACACGGGTGTTAAAAAATGTGCCTGTGAGGTTATGTGGGTATTCGGGTTTAATGTTGCCGGTTTGTGAGGATGTGGGATTGGCGGAAAGAGCAAATGAGGGAACTTATAATTTGACAAATTTATTGTTATATTCTGCTGTTTGTGGTTGTGGTTTAGATACGGTGCCACTTCCGGGGGATATTTCGGTGGAAAAATTAGAGGCAATTTTGTTAGATGTGGCGAGTTTGGCTATTAAGTTGGATAAGCCTCTTTCGGCGCGGTTGTTTCCTATTCCTGGGAAAAAATCAGGGGAAATGACTGTTTTTGATTCTCCTTATTTGGTGAATTGTAAAATTTTTGATGTGTAG
- a CDS encoding FAD-dependent oxidoreductase translates to MMKLSRRISKNKSLTSLILALTWLISLLPSAGATPPRTPDKNESCDILVAGGGLAGAATAYEGLLAGKTVCLTEITDWVGGQISAQGTSALDERRTQRSLLFYPRGYLEFRKQIEEKYGRLNPGACWVSESCFMPYDGHKLLFDILKDAEDRGNGNLKWYPNTVIKDLQISSDGKQINSAIAIQHKPAAGTPPINTEPLSQTIEDAYRYENSRRFDKNIIRFSPPNRQAKTPWYVVDATETGELIALADVPYKLGIDPRSAAEPTSSSTTGDPYCTQGFTYTFAMQATEEPQTHKLPSFYDQYAPYYSYELQRLASFPLVFSYRQIWSMNPDEKRPADPKQYPIYPGDISMQNWTWGNDYRPGTSKDNLIFSREQLQETGQLNRGNWMGGLRTEALRKGEEKAIGYFYWLVAGTTDSQLGNNVKKPYPNNRYLSGFDSPMGTAHGLSKYPYMREGRRIIGRPGISNPEGFMVSEIDITRKDFRQEWYRSNLDPEMYRDLWVGMAGLQIPAIITGLVSVDDLKPRTRATIFPDSVGIGHYAIDFHPCMQNYPAEAPGNKEREGERRGADPNAYPFQIPLRAMIPQKIDNMLVAGKSIATSHIAAAAYRIHSFEWSSGAAAGVTAAFALENNVMPYQLVDELPFKESQLEALQKRLDASGNPTAFPNTSIFNEDWKTWQ, encoded by the coding sequence ATGATGAAGCTATCACGTCGCATCTCAAAAAATAAATCTCTTACTAGCCTTATTCTTGCCTTAACATGGCTAATTTCTCTGCTTCCGAGTGCGGGTGCAACTCCCCCTCGCACACCCGATAAAAACGAAAGTTGTGATATTTTAGTGGCCGGTGGGGGTTTGGCCGGTGCTGCTACTGCTTATGAAGGTTTATTAGCAGGAAAAACTGTTTGTTTAACAGAAATTACTGATTGGGTAGGTGGGCAAATTTCTGCACAAGGAACTTCTGCACTGGATGAACGACGGACTCAGCGAAGTTTGTTATTTTATCCGCGTGGGTATTTGGAATTTCGCAAACAAATTGAAGAAAAATATGGCCGGCTTAACCCTGGTGCCTGTTGGGTAAGTGAATCGTGTTTTATGCCTTATGATGGTCACAAATTGCTCTTTGATATTCTTAAAGATGCGGAAGATCGCGGTAATGGCAATTTGAAATGGTATCCTAACACCGTGATTAAGGATTTACAAATTAGCAGCGATGGCAAACAAATAAATAGCGCTATTGCTATTCAACACAAACCGGCTGCCGGCACTCCTCCGATTAATACGGAACCGCTTTCTCAAACCATTGAAGATGCTTATCGCTATGAAAATTCGCGTCGTTTTGATAAAAATATTATCCGTTTTAGCCCGCCCAATCGTCAAGCAAAAACGCCTTGGTATGTGGTGGATGCAACAGAAACAGGCGAATTAATTGCCCTCGCTGATGTGCCTTATAAACTTGGAATTGACCCCCGTTCGGCTGCCGAACCAACCTCATCTAGCACCACCGGCGATCCCTATTGCACTCAAGGGTTTACCTATACCTTTGCCATGCAAGCAACCGAAGAACCGCAAACCCATAAATTGCCAAGTTTTTATGATCAATATGCGCCTTATTACAGCTATGAATTACAGCGTTTAGCAAGTTTTCCCCTGGTGTTTTCTTATCGTCAGATATGGAGTATGAACCCAGATGAAAAACGACCAGCAGATCCAAAACAATATCCCATTTATCCGGGGGATATTTCGATGCAAAACTGGACTTGGGGCAATGATTACCGGCCCGGAACTTCCAAAGATAACCTCATTTTTAGCCGCGAACAATTGCAAGAAACCGGCCAATTAAACAGGGGTAACTGGATGGGGGGACTACGGACAGAAGCGCTGCGAAAAGGAGAGGAAAAAGCAATTGGCTATTTTTATTGGTTGGTGGCGGGAACAACCGATTCCCAGTTAGGAAATAACGTCAAAAAACCCTATCCTAATAATCGCTACCTAAGCGGTTTTGATTCGCCAATGGGAACCGCACACGGACTTTCTAAATACCCTTATATGCGGGAAGGCCGGCGGATTATTGGCCGACCTGGAATTAGCAACCCAGAAGGCTTTATGGTGTCGGAAATTGATATTACTAGAAAAGATTTTCGCCAAGAATGGTATCGCAGCAATTTAGACCCAGAAATGTATCGAGATTTGTGGGTAGGAATGGCCGGTTTGCAAATTCCAGCTATCATTACAGGTCTAGTTTCTGTCGATGATTTAAAACCGCGAACTCGTGCAACTATATTCCCTGATTCGGTGGGAATTGGTCACTATGCAATTGATTTTCACCCTTGTATGCAAAACTATCCTGCGGAGGCGCCGGGGAATAAAGAACGCGAAGGAGAACGTCGCGGTGCTGATCCAAATGCTTATCCTTTCCAAATTCCATTAAGAGCGATGATTCCGCAAAAAATTGATAATATGTTGGTAGCAGGAAAAAGCATCGCAACCAGTCATATTGCAGCAGCAGCTTATCGCATTCATTCCTTTGAATGGTCGAGTGGTGCAGCGGCGGGAGTAACAGCAGCTTTTGCATTAGAAAATAATGTCATGCCTTATCAACTTGTCGATGAACTTCCATTTAAAGAATCGCAACTGGAAGCGCTACAAAAACGTTTAGATGCAAGTGGAAATCCGACCGCTTTTCCGAATACTTCAATTTTTAATGAAGATTGGAAAACCTGGCAATAA
- a CDS encoding peptide ligase PGM1-related protein: MKTQLIDLDKQRDQFLLLQNELRERWQTVDLFDRSDADILVVPSVTLDQREMMKIDGVHHYEERLLFSLIRLKNPQTRLVYITSQPLHPSVIDYYLQLLPGIPFSHARERLLLLSTYDASPRPLSEKILERPRLIEKIRQALRPARSFMICYNSTHLEEALSVALNIPLLAAAPHLLYWGTKSGSREIFAECGIPLPNGSELVKNADDLAEVAAELWEKEPQLQRMVVKLNEGFSGEGNALLDLRKLRDVNSANRVQAIRDAFPFLRFQSAGETWESFSSKIPELGAIVEAFIEGEEKRSPSVQGRIAPNGEVEILSTHDQILGGPDGQVYLGCRFPADESYRLKLQELGVQVGQNLANKGALERFGVDFIAVRQQDGKWDIQAIEINLRKGGTTHPFMTLKFLTNGRYERSNGLFYSQQGREKYYMATDNLQKDRYRGLLANDLMDIIAAHQLHFDSSTETGTVFHLMGCLSQFGKLGLTSIGNSPQQAQEIYNKVVNALDEETGAKKETSLHSLAAIPMTWNGEITPTIQRVAENP; the protein is encoded by the coding sequence ATGAAAACACAGCTTATAGATTTGGATAAACAACGTGATCAATTTTTGCTTTTGCAAAATGAATTGCGGGAAAGGTGGCAAACAGTAGATTTATTTGATCGCAGCGATGCGGATATTTTGGTGGTTCCTTCGGTGACGCTCGATCAACGGGAAATGATGAAAATTGATGGAGTTCATCACTATGAAGAACGGTTACTTTTTTCGCTAATTCGGTTGAAGAATCCTCAAACTCGCTTGGTTTATATCACGTCTCAACCTTTACATCCCAGCGTAATTGATTATTACTTGCAGTTGTTGCCAGGAATTCCGTTTTCTCATGCGAGAGAGCGGCTGTTATTGTTGAGCACCTATGATGCTTCTCCAAGACCTTTGTCTGAGAAAATTTTAGAGCGTCCTCGCTTGATTGAAAAGATCCGCCAAGCGTTGCGACCGGCCCGTTCTTTTATGATTTGTTATAATTCTACGCATTTAGAAGAAGCTTTATCGGTTGCTTTGAATATTCCGTTATTAGCAGCTGCGCCGCATCTACTTTATTGGGGAACAAAAAGCGGATCGAGGGAAATTTTTGCTGAGTGTGGAATTCCTCTTCCGAATGGCAGTGAATTAGTAAAAAATGCCGATGATTTGGCAGAAGTTGCAGCGGAATTATGGGAAAAAGAACCACAGTTACAGCGGATGGTTGTTAAGTTAAATGAAGGGTTTTCTGGAGAAGGAAATGCTCTTTTAGATTTAAGGAAATTGCGCGATGTAAATTCTGCAAATCGTGTTCAAGCAATTCGAGACGCTTTCCCATTCTTGCGTTTTCAATCAGCCGGAGAAACTTGGGAGAGTTTCAGCAGTAAAATTCCCGAATTAGGCGCTATTGTTGAGGCTTTTATTGAAGGAGAGGAAAAGCGTTCTCCGAGTGTGCAAGGACGCATTGCACCAAATGGAGAAGTGGAAATTTTATCGACCCATGACCAAATTTTAGGGGGGCCCGATGGTCAGGTGTATTTGGGTTGCCGGTTTCCGGCGGATGAAAGTTATCGTTTAAAGTTGCAAGAATTGGGGGTGCAAGTTGGGCAAAATTTAGCTAATAAAGGTGCGTTAGAAAGGTTTGGGGTGGATTTTATTGCCGTGCGTCAACAGGATGGTAAATGGGATATTCAAGCGATAGAAATTAATTTGAGAAAAGGCGGTACAACACATCCATTTATGACGTTAAAATTTCTCACAAATGGGCGTTATGAGCGTTCCAACGGCCTGTTTTATAGTCAGCAAGGACGAGAGAAATATTACATGGCAACGGATAATTTACAAAAAGACCGTTACCGGGGATTGTTGGCGAATGATTTGATGGATATTATTGCTGCACATCAGTTACATTTTGACAGCAGTACCGAAACGGGGACGGTGTTTCATTTGATGGGTTGTTTGTCTCAGTTTGGTAAATTGGGGTTAACAAGTATTGGCAATTCTCCCCAGCAGGCTCAAGAAATTTATAATAAAGTTGTCAATGCTTTAGATGAAGAAACAGGAGCAAAAAAAGAAACCAGTTTGCATTCATTAGCAGCAATTCCCATGACTTGGAATGGCGAAATAACACCAACAATTCAACGAGTAGCAGAAAATCCTTAA
- a CDS encoding HpcH/HpaI aldolase/citrate lyase family protein: MKDNKLKQKLKNGEFVIGTFVNCAYPAFIEICGIAGFDFAVIDMEHGPLHTLGAEDLCRAADCAGIAPIIRVRKNDAPQIQRALDIGSAGVQVPQIEKKEDAEAVIKGAKYSPLGARGLSFNTRAGLYTAAGTQITDQLNENSLVVVHVEGKAGVENLNEIVSVPHIDVIFLGPYDLSQSLGIPGQVRDPKVLELMQKSIKIIRNSGKAVGTFADNPDTAKQWIEAGVQYVGLGVDVAIFLKACQSLIKAVRS, encoded by the coding sequence ATGAAAGATAATAAACTCAAACAAAAACTAAAAAATGGTGAATTTGTTATAGGAACATTCGTCAATTGTGCCTATCCAGCATTCATAGAAATTTGCGGAATAGCCGGCTTTGATTTTGCCGTAATTGATATGGAACACGGCCCCTTGCATACCCTTGGTGCTGAAGATTTATGTCGCGCCGCAGACTGTGCAGGAATTGCGCCGATCATCCGTGTTCGCAAAAATGATGCCCCCCAAATTCAACGCGCATTAGATATTGGTAGCGCCGGCGTACAAGTGCCGCAAATTGAAAAAAAAGAAGACGCGGAAGCTGTCATTAAAGGCGCAAAATATAGCCCCTTGGGTGCGCGAGGTTTGTCGTTCAATACGCGGGCCGGTCTTTACACCGCAGCCGGCACACAAATCACCGACCAACTAAACGAAAACTCCCTAGTTGTTGTTCACGTCGAAGGAAAAGCCGGGGTTGAAAACTTAAATGAAATTGTTAGCGTACCCCACATAGATGTTATTTTTCTTGGCCCTTATGATTTATCCCAATCGTTAGGAATTCCGGGGCAAGTCCGCGATCCAAAAGTGTTAGAATTAATGCAGAAATCTATCAAAATCATTCGTAATTCTGGCAAAGCAGTAGGTACTTTTGCAGACAACCCCGACACTGCCAAACAGTGGATTGAGGCCGGTGTCCAATACGTCGGCTTAGGCGTAGATGTGGCAATTTTCCTGAAAGCTTGTCAATCGTTAATTAAGGCCGTCCGTTCATAA
- a CDS encoding 2OG-Fe dioxygenase family protein produces MQTLWGSPNLDYAISFALEKVDSIKLEQFKPFFADMPVDPYIKGKYRSRRLSRFKIAGDSLIKLPHGYLFQPKEYNPLLGDVKREFAELDDQLIALNEFKKLVFEFSEYCKIAPGIDIGVHQIRTSCSPANFGNPAPEGIHRDGCDYIGIFAVDRHNIQGGETHLYKQKREKPMFNKVLNAGELLLVNDREFFHFTTPIKPLEDGEGTRDVFVLTSPSLFTEM; encoded by the coding sequence ATGCAAACGCTATGGGGATCGCCCAATTTAGATTATGCGATTAGTTTTGCTTTAGAAAAAGTAGACTCTATAAAGCTAGAACAATTTAAGCCATTTTTTGCCGATATGCCGGTTGATCCATATATCAAAGGCAAATATCGTTCGCGGCGGTTATCGCGGTTTAAAATTGCCGGTGATAGCCTCATCAAACTGCCACACGGCTATCTATTCCAACCCAAAGAATATAACCCCTTACTCGGAGATGTTAAACGAGAATTTGCAGAATTAGACGACCAATTAATAGCCCTTAATGAATTTAAAAAACTAGTCTTTGAATTCAGCGAATATTGCAAAATTGCCCCTGGAATTGACATCGGAGTTCACCAAATTCGCACCAGTTGCTCACCGGCAAACTTTGGCAACCCCGCACCCGAAGGCATACACAGAGATGGTTGCGATTATATTGGCATTTTTGCCGTAGATCGCCACAACATCCAAGGCGGCGAAACCCACCTTTATAAACAAAAACGCGAAAAGCCAATGTTTAACAAAGTTCTCAATGCCGGTGAACTCTTGTTAGTAAATGACCGCGAATTTTTCCACTTTACCACCCCAATTAAACCCCTCGAAGATGGGGAAGGAACACGCGATGTTTTTGTGCTGACTTCGCCGAGTTTGTTTACGGAAATGTAA